The following are encoded together in the Clostridium sp. BJN0013 genome:
- a CDS encoding NAD-dependent 4,6-dehydratase LegB, whose product MNKVLVTGADGFIGSHLVEKLLNSGYGVKAFVYYNSFNSWGWLDTLPKHVLKEIEIFSGDIRDPSGVREAVKNIDDVYHLAALIAIPFSYYSPDSYVDTNIKGTLNVLQAAKELNTKRIIITSTSEVYGSAKFVPITEDHPCQAQSPYSATKISADKLAESFYRSFSLPITIVRPFNTYGPRQSARAIIPTIITQLLSQKGEIRLGSLSPTRDFNYVKDTADGFVEIAKSDKTVGEVINIASQKEISIKNLAAELIKQLNPKVKIVCETERIRPEKSEVNRLLGSNEKIKRLTAWVPKFTFEEGIKETIEWFKVEKNLEKYKTDIYNI is encoded by the coding sequence ATGAATAAGGTTCTGGTAACAGGAGCGGATGGGTTTATAGGCAGCCACCTGGTAGAAAAACTTTTAAATTCAGGATATGGTGTTAAGGCTTTTGTATATTATAATTCATTCAATTCATGGGGATGGTTAGATACATTACCAAAACATGTGCTAAAGGAAATAGAAATATTTAGTGGTGATATAAGAGATCCAAGTGGAGTAAGGGAAGCTGTGAAAAATATAGATGATGTGTATCATCTTGCAGCACTAATAGCCATTCCCTTTAGTTATTACTCACCGGATTCTTATGTGGATACCAATATAAAAGGTACACTGAATGTACTTCAAGCAGCTAAAGAATTAAATACAAAGAGAATTATCATAACTTCCACTTCAGAGGTTTATGGCAGTGCTAAATTTGTGCCAATAACCGAAGATCATCCCTGCCAGGCACAATCACCATATTCAGCTACCAAGATATCAGCAGATAAATTAGCAGAATCTTTCTATAGAAGCTTTTCTTTACCTATAACAATAGTAAGACCTTTTAATACCTATGGCCCCAGACAATCAGCAAGAGCTATAATACCCACAATAATAACTCAATTGTTGTCACAAAAAGGGGAAATAAGATTGGGCTCACTAAGTCCAACAAGAGATTTTAATTATGTAAAAGATACCGCAGATGGTTTTGTTGAAATTGCTAAAAGTGATAAAACAGTAGGAGAGGTAATAAATATAGCCTCCCAAAAAGAAATATCTATAAAGAATCTTGCAGCAGAACTTATAAAACAGTTAAATCCGAAAGTTAAAATTGTATGTGAGACAGAAAGAATCAGACCTGAAAAAAGTGAGGTAAATAGATTGTTAGGATCAAATGAAAAGATTAAAAGGTTAACAGCATGGGTTCCAAAATTCACCTTTGAAGAAGGTATAAAAGAAACCATTGAGTGGTTTAAGGTAGAGAAGAATTTAGAAAAATATAAAACGGATATATATAATATTTAA
- a CDS encoding acetyltransferase: protein MEKIILIGAGGHCRSIIDSINGLNNFQIIGIVDKKHRNHSRLDIDRVWCDEDLDSLYKSGIKNAFIGIGSTAYPEIRIKFYNLLKSIGYNFPIIIDKTAIVSCSAKIEEGVFIGKGAIVNANALIKKQCIINSGAIVEHDCKINEFVHLAPGATLSGGVSIGQGTHVGTNATIIQNINVGKNVLIGAGSVIVKNVKDGIKVYGNPGREVECYE from the coding sequence ATGGAAAAAATAATATTAATCGGTGCAGGGGGCCACTGTAGAAGTATTATTGATTCTATAAATGGATTAAATAATTTTCAGATTATAGGAATTGTTGATAAAAAACATAGGAATCATAGCAGATTAGATATAGACAGAGTGTGGTGTGATGAAGATCTTGATTCACTATATAAATCCGGCATAAAAAATGCATTTATTGGAATTGGTTCTACTGCATATCCTGAAATTAGAATAAAATTTTATAATTTATTAAAAAGTATAGGATATAATTTTCCCATCATAATTGATAAAACAGCTATAGTGTCATGTAGCGCAAAAATTGAAGAGGGTGTATTTATAGGAAAAGGAGCAATTGTCAATGCTAATGCCTTAATAAAAAAGCAGTGCATTATAAATTCCGGTGCTATAGTAGAGCATGATTGTAAAATAAATGAATTTGTTCATTTAGCACCTGGAGCAACATTAAGTGGTGGAGTTTCAATTGGACAAGGAACACATGTGGGAACTAATGCTACAATTATTCAAAATATTAATGTGGGAAAGAATGTACTTATAGGGGCGGGTTCTGTTATTGTTAAAAATGTTAAAGATGGAATTAAGGTTTATGGCAATCCAGGTCGGGAGGTGGAATGTTATGAGTAA
- the neuB gene encoding N-acetylneuraminate synthase, translating into MSNIFIIAEAGVNHNGDLNTAKKMVDKAVIAGVDAVKFQTFKASNLVTNYAKQANYQINHLGEKTSQLQMLEKLELSYREYIELKNYCDMKKIMFLSSPFDLDSIDFLNSIGMSIFKIPSSEIDNVPYLIKIAKLKKKVILSTGMSNLSDIEFSLNILKENGTKDVVVLHCNTNYPTKMEEVNLLAMKTIENAFKVPVGYSDHTEGIEVAIAAAALGAKVIEKHFTLDKNMDGPDHKASLEPFELNNMVKAVRNIERALGDGIKVQTPSEKINRAVARKSLVAKVFIKSKETFTEENVCVKRPGTGISPRNWSYVIGKKAKRNFKKDELIDL; encoded by the coding sequence ATGAGTAATATTTTTATAATTGCCGAAGCTGGAGTTAACCACAATGGAGATTTAAATACAGCAAAAAAAATGGTTGATAAAGCAGTAATTGCAGGAGTAGATGCAGTAAAATTTCAAACCTTTAAGGCATCTAATCTAGTAACAAACTATGCAAAACAAGCTAACTATCAGATTAATCATTTAGGTGAAAAAACTTCTCAATTACAAATGTTGGAAAAGTTAGAGTTGAGTTATAGAGAATATATAGAATTAAAGAATTATTGTGATATGAAAAAAATAATGTTTTTATCATCCCCATTTGATTTAGATAGTATTGATTTTTTAAATAGTATTGGAATGTCAATTTTTAAAATACCCTCTAGTGAAATAGACAATGTTCCATACTTGATAAAGATAGCAAAATTAAAAAAGAAAGTTATACTATCAACGGGTATGAGTAATTTATCAGATATAGAATTTTCATTAAACATCTTAAAAGAAAATGGCACAAAAGATGTTGTTGTACTTCACTGTAATACCAATTACCCGACTAAAATGGAAGAAGTAAACTTATTGGCTATGAAAACCATAGAAAATGCATTCAAAGTGCCAGTTGGATATTCAGATCATACAGAGGGAATAGAGGTAGCTATAGCGGCGGCAGCATTAGGTGCCAAAGTTATAGAAAAACATTTTACATTAGATAAAAATATGGATGGTCCGGATCATAAGGCCAGTTTGGAACCTTTTGAACTTAACAACATGGTTAAAGCAGTAAGGAATATAGAAAGGGCTCTTGGAGATGGGATAAAAGTTCAAACCCCTTCAGAAAAAATAAATAGAGCGGTGGCAAGGAAAAGTTTGGTGGCTAAAGTTTTCATAAAATCTAAAGAAACATTTACTGAAGAAAATGTATGCGTAAAAAGGCCTGGGACAGGTATATCACCTAGAAATTGGAGTTATGTTATTGGAAAAAAGGCAAAAAGGAATTTTAAAAAAGATGAGCTTATAGATTTATAA
- a CDS encoding GNAT family N-acetyltransferase produces the protein MEFKFIDKNEYLKRISEFQKLFRSCFNREISEEFLTWRYIDNPMGDMLVNAVLENNKIIANYSVSPCKICINGNIEKAALSMTTMTHPNFRGRGLFPKLAKGLYERMEEIGYKAVIGFPNNNSHFIFVNKLNWKDIYEIPTMKLSLLNISNLNNYKNFNIINDKKFLLDYSRLIDNNNNKIKIYKELDYLKWRFRDNPINKYDNYVVVQGQTVVSSMITKEFNNYEIDVVEINSLDDCYTKEILEWIIEKGKNDNFKYINMWCQLNDNVHEIAERIGFINCEPISYFGVKDFKEESTDLNIYNNWNIQMGDSDVY, from the coding sequence GTGGAATTTAAATTTATAGATAAAAATGAATATTTAAAAAGAATATCAGAATTCCAAAAGTTATTTAGGAGTTGTTTCAATAGAGAAATATCTGAAGAATTCTTGACATGGAGATATATAGATAATCCTATGGGAGATATGCTGGTTAACGCTGTACTTGAAAATAACAAGATAATAGCAAATTATTCTGTATCACCTTGTAAAATTTGTATTAATGGGAATATAGAAAAGGCCGCATTATCTATGACTACAATGACTCATCCCAATTTTAGAGGAAGAGGATTATTCCCCAAATTAGCTAAGGGATTATATGAAAGAATGGAGGAGATTGGTTATAAAGCAGTAATTGGATTTCCTAATAATAATTCTCACTTCATCTTTGTAAATAAATTGAATTGGAAGGACATATATGAAATTCCCACTATGAAATTAAGTTTGTTAAACATAAGTAATTTAAACAATTATAAAAATTTTAATATCATTAACGATAAAAAATTTTTACTGGATTATTCTAGGCTTATTGATAACAATAATAACAAAATAAAAATATATAAGGAGCTGGATTATTTAAAATGGAGATTTAGGGATAATCCAATTAATAAATATGATAATTATGTAGTAGTTCAAGGACAAACCGTAGTTTCATCAATGATTACTAAGGAGTTTAATAATTATGAAATTGATGTAGTAGAAATCAATTCATTAGATGATTGTTATACAAAAGAAATATTAGAATGGATTATTGAAAAAGGGAAAAATGATAATTTTAAATATATCAATATGTGGTGTCAGTTGAATGATAATGTACATGAAATAGCTGAAAGGATTGGATTTATCAACTGTGAACCCATTTCTTATTTTGGAGTTAAGGATTTTAAAGAGGAATCCACTGATTTAAACATTTACAATAATTGGAATATACAGATGGGAGATTCGGATGTGTATTAA
- the neuC gene encoding UDP-N-acetylglucosamine 2-epimerase, whose amino-acid sequence MCIKKILAFTGIRSDYDLMSLLYKKLNKANDFEIKLVVSGAHLSETYGYTLNNIVEDGIPVIAQIENLIDSNSRASRIKSLSILLQDCIHTVAAYKPDVILYAGDREEVVVGGLIGTYLRIPTIHFFGGDHALDGNIDNPVRHAVSKLSSLHFVSNEESKQRLIKIGENKNRIFNVGSPALDKFISTEYISKKEVVYILGKPRWNNYAVMIFHPLAGEEDRAGKYFEEILVALEKKSVNAFVSYPNVDSGNKKIIEVIKKYYNKENFKFYKNIPRTLFINLLRNSMFMIGNSSAGLYEAPILKLGAVNVGNRQKGRLCAENVVFVYQGVSNIVKGIETVLAEEFKLLLDKVQSPYGSGDSVEKIISLMRSLDLKSYVVKWEDPLFGG is encoded by the coding sequence ATGTGTATTAAGAAAATTTTAGCCTTTACTGGAATTAGGTCAGATTATGATCTTATGAGTCTTTTATATAAAAAATTAAATAAAGCAAATGATTTTGAAATTAAGCTTGTAGTATCAGGTGCGCATTTATCAGAAACCTATGGATATACATTAAATAATATAGTGGAAGATGGGATACCGGTAATAGCCCAAATTGAAAATCTTATTGATTCCAATTCCAGGGCTTCTAGAATTAAATCACTGTCTATATTATTACAGGATTGTATTCATACAGTAGCAGCATATAAACCAGATGTTATTTTATATGCCGGAGATAGGGAAGAAGTGGTTGTTGGAGGATTAATAGGCACATATCTTAGAATTCCAACCATACATTTTTTTGGAGGAGATCATGCTTTGGATGGGAATATTGACAATCCAGTGAGGCATGCAGTATCTAAATTGTCATCTCTTCATTTTGTCAGTAACGAAGAATCAAAACAAAGATTAATAAAAATTGGAGAAAATAAAAATAGAATATTTAATGTTGGAAGTCCAGCCTTGGATAAATTTATTTCTACTGAGTATATAAGCAAAAAAGAAGTTGTTTATATCTTAGGTAAACCTCGTTGGAACAATTATGCAGTTATGATATTTCACCCCCTGGCAGGTGAAGAAGATAGAGCAGGTAAGTATTTTGAAGAAATTTTAGTTGCTTTGGAAAAAAAGTCTGTAAATGCATTTGTAAGCTACCCAAATGTAGATAGCGGAAACAAGAAGATTATAGAAGTAATAAAAAAATACTATAATAAAGAAAATTTTAAGTTTTATAAAAATATCCCTAGAACTTTATTTATAAATTTATTAAGGAATAGTATGTTTATGATTGGAAATTCCAGTGCTGGATTATATGAGGCACCAATATTAAAATTAGGTGCAGTTAATGTTGGAAATAGGCAAAAAGGAAGATTATGTGCAGAAAATGTGGTTTTTGTTTATCAAGGAGTGAGTAATATAGTAAAAGGGATAGAAACAGTTTTAGCTGAAGAATTTAAACTTTTATTGGATAAAGTACAATCACCCTATGGCAGCGGAGATTCAGTTGAGAAGATTATAAGCTTAATGAGAAGCTTAGATTTAAAATCTTATGTAGTTAAATGGGAGGATCCATTGTTTGGAGGTTGA
- a CDS encoding PIG-L deacetylase family protein has translation MSNILIIAPHADDETFGCGGSILKYVKEGHRVYWVIVTSMTEELGFSKERINSRELEIEKVANEYKFAKVFRLGFPTTELDKIPFKDLVDKISECIIETKCEVLYIPNYGDIHSDHRIVSEAAMSCTKWFRYNTVKKVYVYETLSETEFGINNSIDSFKPNVFINIEGFLDKKLKIMNIFKSEIGKAPFPRSADVVKGLSVFRGGASGYKNAEAFMLLRERIE, from the coding sequence ATGAGTAATATATTGATTATAGCACCACATGCGGATGATGAAACCTTTGGTTGTGGGGGAAGCATATTAAAGTATGTAAAAGAGGGTCACAGGGTTTATTGGGTTATAGTAACTTCAATGACAGAGGAACTAGGGTTTTCTAAAGAAAGAATAAATAGTAGAGAATTAGAAATCGAAAAAGTAGCTAATGAATATAAATTTGCAAAGGTATTTAGATTAGGATTTCCTACTACAGAATTAGATAAAATACCTTTTAAGGATTTAGTGGATAAAATATCTGAATGTATTATTGAAACAAAATGTGAAGTTCTGTACATCCCTAATTATGGAGATATACATAGCGATCATAGGATTGTTTCAGAAGCTGCAATGTCTTGTACTAAGTGGTTTAGGTATAATACAGTCAAAAAGGTATATGTTTATGAAACATTATCGGAAACTGAGTTTGGAATAAATAATTCTATAGATAGTTTTAAACCTAATGTATTTATAAATATAGAAGGGTTTTTAGATAAAAAGCTGAAGATTATGAACATATTTAAAAGTGAAATAGGAAAAGCACCTTTTCCAAGATCTGCGGATGTAGTAAAAGGGCTTTCGGTATTTAGAGGAGGAGCTTCAGGTTATAAAAATGCTGAGGCATTTATGTTATTAAGAGAGAGAATAGAATAA
- a CDS encoding LegC family aminotransferase has product MIPLSVPNLKGNEEKYVVDAIGSEWVSTSGSYVNRFENDIKKYLNVDNAAACQSGTAAIHLALRLSGVSVNSEVIVPTVTFIAAVNPVKYLGAEPIFMDCDNSLNMDCGKLEEFFENECVITNSGLKNKNTNRYIKALIVVHVFGNMANVEKIKELTDKYKIKLIEDATEALGTYYTSGKYKGRFAGTIGDFGAYSFNGNKIITTGGGGILIGKSSEDIKKAKYLSTQAKDDELYYIHHYIGYNYRMTNLQAALGVAQLERLEEFIEIKIKNYKLYKSRINNIKGLTLLEFNNNARNNHWFYSLYIDNNSLDRDELLKYLLKNQIQTRPIWKLIHTQRPYIKNQAYKIEKAIKYYNRVLNIPCSTNLKRENIEYIISILEKAQ; this is encoded by the coding sequence ATGATACCCTTATCTGTACCAAATTTGAAGGGTAATGAAGAAAAATATGTGGTAGATGCTATAGGAAGTGAATGGGTTTCTACATCAGGCAGCTATGTAAATAGATTTGAAAATGATATAAAAAAATACTTAAATGTAGATAATGCTGCTGCATGTCAAAGTGGCACAGCAGCAATTCATTTAGCATTAAGGTTATCTGGAGTTAGTGTAAATAGCGAGGTTATAGTGCCAACGGTTACATTTATAGCGGCAGTTAATCCAGTTAAATATTTAGGAGCAGAACCTATATTTATGGATTGTGATAATAGTTTAAATATGGATTGCGGCAAACTTGAAGAATTCTTTGAAAATGAATGCGTGATAACTAACAGTGGATTAAAAAATAAAAATACTAACAGGTATATTAAAGCATTAATAGTAGTTCATGTGTTTGGAAATATGGCTAATGTTGAAAAAATAAAAGAGTTAACAGACAAATACAAAATAAAATTAATAGAAGATGCTACTGAAGCTTTAGGAACCTATTATACTAGTGGAAAATATAAAGGAAGGTTTGCAGGTACCATAGGTGATTTTGGAGCTTATTCATTTAATGGAAATAAAATAATAACAACTGGAGGAGGAGGAATTTTAATTGGAAAATCCTCTGAGGATATAAAAAAGGCTAAATATTTGTCAACTCAAGCTAAAGATGATGAATTATATTATATACATCATTATATAGGATACAATTATAGAATGACTAATTTACAAGCAGCATTGGGAGTAGCACAACTTGAAAGATTAGAAGAATTTATTGAAATAAAAATTAAAAATTACAAATTGTATAAGTCAAGAATAAATAATATAAAAGGATTAACACTTCTGGAATTTAATAATAATGCAAGAAACAATCATTGGTTTTATTCTTTATATATAGATAATAACAGCTTGGATAGGGATGAACTGTTAAAATACCTTTTAAAAAATCAAATCCAAACAAGACCTATTTGGAAACTAATACACACACAAAGACCATATATAAAAAATCAAGCGTATAAAATTGAAAAAGCCATTAAATATTATAATAGAGTATTGAATATACCATGTAGTACCAACTTAAAAAGGGAAAACATAGAATATATCATAAGCATACTAGAAAAAGCTCAATAG
- a CDS encoding nucleotidyltransferase family protein, translating to MSIQALFIDKKISIRQAIEKLNKTVKKILIVVENNKLIGVVTDGDIRRWIVKSGDLSFSVENIMNVHPIYLNIKNRNRANELMKKYRIESLPLVNEYDEVIDIIFWDDLYDNKFNCNNTRDISVVIMAGGKGTRLYPYTKIIPKALIPIGEIPIIERIINRFLEFKFENFYITVNYKKEIIKAYFSKKLSYKISFLEEKKPLGTAGGLSLVGNSIGNTFFVSNCDILVNANYSKILEYHKEHNNKVTVVTALKNYIIPYGILNLNPKGDIASIDEKPNYEFLINTGMYVLEVDVLRYIPKGIYFNMTDLINICLSKDEKVGIYPVTNNDWLDMGEFREMKSMIEKLNI from the coding sequence ATGAGTATTCAGGCTCTTTTTATAGATAAAAAAATATCAATACGACAGGCAATTGAAAAGTTAAATAAAACTGTAAAAAAGATTCTTATTGTAGTAGAGAATAATAAATTAATAGGTGTAGTTACAGATGGAGATATAAGAAGATGGATTGTAAAAAGCGGAGATTTATCATTTTCAGTGGAAAATATAATGAATGTACATCCTATATATTTAAATATAAAAAATAGAAATAGAGCAAATGAATTGATGAAAAAGTATCGTATTGAAAGTCTGCCGCTGGTAAATGAGTATGATGAAGTTATAGATATAATATTTTGGGATGACCTGTATGATAATAAATTTAATTGTAATAATACCAGGGATATATCAGTTGTTATAATGGCTGGTGGAAAAGGTACAAGGCTGTATCCGTATACAAAGATTATTCCAAAGGCACTTATTCCAATTGGAGAGATACCCATAATAGAGAGGATAATAAACAGATTTCTAGAGTTTAAGTTTGAAAATTTTTATATTACTGTTAATTATAAAAAAGAAATAATAAAAGCATATTTTAGTAAAAAATTATCATATAAAATATCATTTTTAGAAGAAAAAAAACCTCTTGGGACTGCAGGAGGATTGAGTTTAGTGGGTAACAGCATAGGCAATACTTTTTTTGTAAGCAATTGTGACATATTGGTTAATGCTAATTATTCTAAAATTTTAGAATATCATAAAGAGCATAATAACAAGGTAACAGTAGTCACAGCTTTAAAAAATTATATAATTCCATATGGAATTTTGAATTTAAACCCAAAAGGAGATATAGCCTCAATTGACGAAAAACCCAATTATGAATTTTTAATTAATACGGGTATGTATGTATTGGAAGTAGATGTATTAAGGTATATTCCTAAAGGTATCTATTTTAATATGACAGATTTAATAAATATCTGTTTGTCAAAGGATGAAAAGGTGGGGATATACCCTGTAACTAATAATGATTGGCTGGATATGGGGGAATTTAGAGAAATGAAAAGTATGATAGAAAAATTAAATATTTGA
- a CDS encoding acylneuraminate cytidylyltransferase family protein — translation MDRSFLAIIPARSGSKGIIDKNIKEINNKPLMAYTIDACIKSKIFDDIIVSTDSKKYAQIAESYGASVPFLRPDELSTDTASNHDVILHVLNEIKKTGSSYDYTVLLQPTSPLRNENHILESIDKLLSYDANSIVSICEVDHPSNINIVLDSNMRLDFLFDDSKRVRRQDMKKEYRINGAIYICKTDYFLKYKSFYREKSYPYIMDKISSIDIDDIYQFEFVKFIINNDFMMNSFID, via the coding sequence ATGGATAGAAGTTTTTTGGCTATAATACCTGCAAGAAGTGGATCCAAGGGCATAATTGATAAAAATATAAAAGAAATAAATAATAAACCTTTAATGGCTTACACTATAGATGCATGTATAAAATCTAAAATTTTTGACGATATAATTGTATCTACTGATTCTAAAAAATATGCACAAATAGCAGAAAGTTACGGGGCGTCAGTTCCATTTTTGAGGCCTGATGAGCTATCTACAGATACTGCATCAAATCATGATGTTATTTTACATGTATTAAATGAAATAAAAAAAACTGGAAGCTCATACGATTATACTGTTCTGCTGCAGCCTACCTCACCCCTTAGAAATGAAAATCACATATTAGAAAGTATAGACAAGTTATTGAGTTATGATGCAAATTCAATAGTAAGTATATGTGAAGTAGATCACCCATCAAATATTAATATAGTTTTAGATTCAAATATGCGTTTGGATTTTCTTTTTGATGACAGCAAAAGAGTAAGAAGACAGGATATGAAGAAGGAATATAGAATAAATGGAGCTATTTATATATGTAAAACAGATTATTTTTTAAAATATAAGAGTTTCTATAGAGAGAAGAGTTATCCATATATAATGGATAAAATATCATCTATAGATATAGATGATATTTATCAATTTGAATTTGTGAAATTTATAATAAATAATGATTTTATGATGAATAGTTTTATTGATTAA
- a CDS encoding DHA2 family efflux MFS transporter permease subunit — MEKIIKSKTKINIKAILAVLAFSAFIALFNETILNVALNILMEEMNVTAGTIQWLVTAYMIVVSIMVPVTAFLIQSFETKKLYLGAMTILLIGTICAACSKTFTILLISRILQASATGMMIPIMMNTILLVTLPEKRGSAMGICVCVIQLGPALGPTISGLILQFFSWHALFIILIPLILLSMILGYIYLVTVSTLTKPKIDIISIILSTIGFGGIIYGLSSFSGGGNMKMIGIIFIIGIISLFLFGKRQLLLKEPMLEIRTLKYPLFSIGVALVMISMITIFTMNVMLPMFLQGALKTTTFMSAMVLLPATLTNGFVTLISGKIYDKLGAKVLIPVGFTIILVSLFILSRSTIDTSLAKITVIYIVICIGVGSTMSPSQTKALNQLPKKAYPHGVAILNTLQQISAAIGSSVFISIMSTSQLKALNNSASQEVALATGFRAASLVLVILVLVGLCLSFTLKFENKNLSL, encoded by the coding sequence ATGGAAAAAATAATAAAATCCAAAACAAAAATCAATATAAAGGCAATTCTAGCAGTATTGGCATTTAGTGCATTTATAGCATTATTTAATGAAACTATATTAAATGTTGCATTAAATATTCTTATGGAGGAAATGAATGTTACAGCAGGAACAATACAATGGTTAGTTACTGCATACATGATAGTTGTATCAATTATGGTACCAGTTACAGCTTTTTTAATCCAATCCTTTGAAACAAAAAAACTGTATTTAGGAGCTATGACCATACTTTTGATTGGAACAATATGTGCAGCTTGTTCTAAAACTTTTACAATATTACTTATTTCAAGAATATTACAAGCTTCAGCAACTGGAATGATGATTCCTATTATGATGAATACAATATTACTTGTAACACTACCAGAAAAACGGGGCTCAGCAATGGGTATATGTGTCTGTGTAATTCAACTTGGACCAGCACTTGGACCAACAATTTCAGGGCTTATATTACAATTTTTTAGCTGGCATGCATTATTTATAATATTAATTCCACTTATACTACTATCTATGATACTTGGATATATTTATTTAGTTACTGTATCAACTCTTACAAAGCCCAAAATTGATATTATATCAATTATACTGTCAACTATTGGATTTGGAGGAATCATATATGGCCTAAGTAGTTTTAGTGGTGGTGGAAATATGAAGATGATTGGTATAATATTTATTATTGGAATAATATCATTGTTCTTATTTGGTAAACGTCAATTATTATTAAAAGAACCAATGTTAGAAATACGCACATTAAAATATCCTTTATTTTCAATTGGTGTAGCACTTGTCATGATTTCAATGATAACAATATTTACTATGAATGTAATGTTACCTATGTTTCTTCAAGGAGCACTTAAAACAACAACTTTCATGTCTGCAATGGTATTACTTCCTGCAACACTTACCAATGGATTTGTAACTCTTATAAGTGGAAAAATTTATGATAAATTAGGGGCAAAGGTTTTAATACCAGTAGGATTTACTATAATTCTTGTGTCATTATTTATTTTATCACGCTCAACTATTGATACATCTCTTGCAAAGATTACAGTCATATATATAGTAATATGTATTGGGGTTGGAAGTACAATGTCACCGTCTCAAACAAAAGCCCTTAATCAATTGCCAAAAAAAGCTTATCCACATGGTGTAGCTATACTAAATACTCTTCAACAAATATCAGCTGCAATTGGTTCATCAGTATTTATAAGTATTATGTCAACTTCTCAACTGAAAGCCTTAAATAATTCAGCTTCACAGGAAGTTGCTTTGGCTACCGGGTTTAGAGCAGCCTCATTAGTTTTAGTAATATTAGTTTTAGTAGGCCTTTGTTTGTCATTTACTTTAAAATTTGAAAATAAAAATCTTTCTTTATAA
- a CDS encoding DUF1287 domain-containing protein, protein MRKKFFVMFLVLICLIAVSFKLFTHKNVFYSKNTTKVKTKNTDGEKKSETIDEKLNKRIVLINSDKDKDGIKDQKDIVLGARKEADKKVKYKEGYYIGGYPPENEGVCTDLVWRAFKDAGYNLKDMVDEDIRNYPGDYEKIEGQPDPNIDFRRVANLYVYFKKYAASITTELKPNDIENLKEWQPGDIVTFEHSEHIAIVSDKRRADGIPYIIHNSPPYAREGDEIMYWMPRITGHFRFPK, encoded by the coding sequence ATGAGAAAAAAATTTTTTGTAATGTTCTTAGTTTTAATTTGTTTAATTGCTGTAAGTTTTAAACTTTTTACGCACAAAAATGTGTTTTACAGCAAAAATACAACAAAGGTGAAAACTAAGAATACAGATGGTGAAAAAAAGAGTGAAACAATTGATGAAAAGTTAAATAAAAGAATAGTATTAATAAATTCAGACAAAGATAAAGATGGCATAAAGGATCAAAAAGATATAGTACTTGGAGCAAGAAAGGAAGCAGATAAAAAGGTAAAATATAAAGAGGGCTATTATATAGGTGGATATCCTCCAGAAAATGAAGGAGTATGTACTGACTTAGTATGGAGAGCTTTTAAAGATGCAGGGTATAATCTAAAAGATATGGTAGATGAGGATATAAGAAATTATCCTGGTGATTATGAGAAAATTGAGGGTCAGCCAGATCCCAATATAGATTTTAGAAGGGTGGCTAATCTTTATGTTTATTTTAAAAAATATGCAGCCAGTATTACTACTGAGTTGAAACCTAATGATATAGAGAATTTAAAGGAATGGCAGCCAGGAGATATTGTAACCTTTGAGCACAGTGAACATATAGCTATAGTTTCTGATAAAAGGAGAGCAGATGGTATTCCATACATAATACATAATTCACCACCTTATGCTAGAGAAGGTGATGAAATTATGTATTGGATGCCTAGAATAACAGGTCATTTTAGATTCCCGAAATAA